Within Limanda limanda chromosome 17, fLimLim1.1, whole genome shotgun sequence, the genomic segment ACCCACCCTCCAGCTCATGTGCCGGCTGCTGCCAGATCCAAAGCAGAGAAGCTATCGAGCCGCTACTGTGGCGCAAAGGAGGAGAGGGCACACCTGGAGGTCCTGGAGGAGAACCCCATGTCGCCCTCCTCTAACGCAGCCTCACCCTGCTCCAGCAAGTCTCGCCCCATGTCTCCGGGGGACAAAGCCAGCTTCGTCACCCAGTTGACGAGCGTGGCCAAGACAGTGCTCGGGCCCATAAAGGGGGGATCGCTGGAGGGAGCCAAGACCCGAGACGCCTCCAAGCCGGGCGAGGAGAAGCGTGGAAACACGGCAGGAAGAGCCGAGGCCGTGACCGGGGGAGGACGCCGTGGAGCTCAGGCGGGATCCTCCACCGGCGCCGGCTCGGTCCAGTCCGATCGAGGAGCCAGTCGGAGCTCCAAGCATCACTCGTGATAAGGGTCCGAACGAGTCAGACTCTCCCATGTAATGCCTTTTACTGTAGCATCCAACTGACATATCATGAAGCAACGTGACTTGGAATGAAGCGGAGACACAACCACCTGAAGAAGTAACACATGACGTGTGACATGTAGACgcacagcagctgctggaggaagtTGTGTGCACGTGGGATCATAATgtcggcctgtgtgtgtgcacctgtaTGTCCATCCCCATGTCTTGTATATaggtttaaaacaaaaaaaaaagtttaatgtCCTAACGCATGTCTTACATATATGTGGAAAAATGAAaagcatatttaaaaaagaaggtGAAAGATATAAAGCTGACCTGGAGGTAGAGAAACACTGTGAACAACATTTCAAAACGACCACAGCGGCCAAACTGAGCAGGATTCTGTTAGAAACGGGCATTACTCATATTCCAGATCAGCTCCAGTGCCATCTGTTATTATTCTGTGTTTCCTTGAAGTTCAGAAGGGACGAGGTTGATCTTGTATCACGTGGTGAACGACTCAACAAACAAACTGGAACAAGAGATGGAACCCGAGGGGGTTTAAGGGCTGAATCTCGGTGGGATGGAAAGAGGTCGATTAGATGAACTTGCACAGGGACGCTATGCAATCTGCTTATCACGCCAGTTTCCTTTGGTGTCCCCCGATTACTCAGTTTACATTGTGTGTccgtcaggaggaggaggaggaggaggaggaggaggaggaggaggaggagagacgtgAGGGTCGCAATAAGTCGAGCATTTTGTTTTAAACGTGTTTGTCGTAGGCTGATTGCACGAATACCTGAGTCCGATcaaagtgtgtgagagaaatgCTCGTTCATCCACTCTTTTTCTATTTATGCAGTTTATTGTTACGTGTGAAGCAAAGTgccagtgtttttatttattagagataatgtgatttgtgtttttttatttaaacgtGTAATAATATGCAATCCATGCGTGCCCAGCTCCACAGAGACGAGCACAGTGGTGGACCGAGCACCGAGCCAGGGGCAGATTTGTGGAGAGCTTCTTCTCTTGTGTCACAAAACAAAATCCTCCTGACATGTTTGGGACAGAAGAGTCAGAGCTGGCGGAGACTGCCACCTTGTGGCCGTTATCAGAAGGCcctgaggaaaaacaacagatcGGGTTACGTGTAATAAGATATCTCTGCCTGTGGATCTTTGCATTTCATATATCATGAGTCTGATGCATCGTCCTTCtgttaacaaacacattctgcAGTCTTTAGTGGTTTAAACTGTCATCACCCAGTGTTCTGCACATTCAACACCagtcatttatttgtgtgtgatgtgacaAACTTGCACTTTATTTTTGTGTCGGATACTTCAATTAACCTTGTgctacatatttattttatattttttctattttctttatttattaaacctattttttatttatttgaatgtttgtACGTGTCATGACGTAGGGGAATTTCTGTTCCACGACTGGAATTAGTTATTTATGAACTTAAATCTACCAAATCTGTGTGGCTGCCCCATCCTGTGCAGTTTAGACTCTGTCATTCCATAAATCTGACATTGTGATATTGCTGTCATGTCCGTCTTTGTCCGAGTGTTTGACTTTTTTACAGCTGCAACTCTCTCCCTGACTCGTGTTGTTCATTCCGTTGCTAAAGATTTATTCGCCACCGTTGTGAAAAACCGATGCAAAAAAGCCTAAAGTgcagaaatgtaataaaatgcaGTGAAACCCCCAAAACCTTTGTCTGACGGTTTTTAAAGGTATATAAAAAACTGTAGAAATGTAAAATCATGCAAAAGAGATGAATCAGAAACTAGAGCAGAAGTCAGTAGAACACATTCCACCAAGGCTCAACAGGCCAATTAGATTTAATCAAATTACACAACCTCATATCATagatcagttccctaaatattcGTAGATCAGATCCCTTAATATTCCAGTTTTTTCCTCCAGATCCATGTCCAAGGAAACTGACAGATCTGGATCCACATCCAaacctttcactttcatttgGATCCTCTTCTAGAAAGTAAAAGATGTCTAACAAAAATCAATGACAAAAAGGGaatgaagtaaaataaaatgtattcactcTGTTAACTTAATAATTACCTAATtaacaaatcaataaatatatatatatattatgatggCCGAGAGAGCTCAAAACActgcaaaagaagaaaaaaacataatttatttgAGCAGCATCTGTCTGCGGcgcatttctgtatttgcatgtgttttcttgattTGCAGTGCGTTAAGCTGTCaacataatacatatatatatataattttaaaaaacgaaatgtttaaatgttgtggAAAAGCAGCAGATCTTATCAGTGGGAGTCTGagtacttcctgttttcatGTGAAGCATTAATACGTCAGAGGAGTGAGgtccctgctgctcctctggcttcaataatcaataatcaccAAGAGGAATAAAAGTATTATTGTTATCAAGCAGGAGAACCCCAGCGCTCAATCCCATTGGTCCTCCGTCGACCAACCAGAGCAGCTCCTGCATCACCTGACGCGCATAAACAGGAAGTGCTCGCGCTGTGGTTGTCAGTTTGTCTGCGGATGTTTGAAAGTGACGGAAATTACATCAAGTTGTGCGGCTAGGTTCGTGCAGGGGGTCGGTCTACGTCCTGGAACCGCATCAGGGGGTCGGTGTCAGTCCTGGAACAGCATGACGGAACCTGAGTGGAGGTAAGAGCAGGAGGTCACATGTTTGTGATGGAGATAAGATGTTGTTATCGAGTTCTGCAGGAGGACGAGTTCTGTGGCTGGACGGTTGAAAACAAGACAACTGGAGTTAATCTGCAAAGATCTCACGACTGGGATTGAATAAGTTGCAAGAAAGAGCTCAAAACTTTATATTCTAAGCTGCTGTTTGACTGTCGTTGCAAATTACTTTAActgtatgaagtgtgtgtggatCAGTGGTTGTACCATGTGTGTAACAGTTGTTTCCAAATAATGTGCAGAGGGTTGTTAGTCCTGAGTTTAGttcaatatattaataataacttaATTAATAGAGCACAAAgtgcaagaaaacaaaagacTGAAATACTAATGTTTTGtgcataaaatacacattaaactgttttcactgtttccactttaAAGAATAATTTTCTTAATTCAGAGACTgtcccctcttcttcttgtcACACTATCATAAGGCTGTAATtaccagtggtggaaagtaactgTACATTACTTTAAGAACTGAAGTATGAGTTATTGATTATGATTGTTTCCATTGAGTTACACCTCTGCTGGGGAgggtatgtttttgttttctttttttgtcagcaggattacacagaaacgtagataaataataatgataataataataaaagaccAAGCAACCCCAGAAAACCAAAAACTAATATTCTCCTCAGAACCTCAGCAAAGTGAAAGAAGGAAAATCATCCAACATCCCACGAAAAAAAGGACATATTTAACAAATTTACATAGAagaattttttctttttgtttctgaaatatcTCATTACCCCTCAGATTTATCTTGTGACCCTTGTGGAGCCGCGGATGCTGAGGTTTGGAGATACGCTGCTAAACTCCTGAACTGTACAAACGAGTTCCACCTCCACCAGCCACAACAGGAAGAGGCTGCGGTCACACAGATGACGATTTATGATCTGATACAAAAATAGAATTTCTCTCATAAGGGAACTTTCTGCAGAATAAACACAATTACTACTTATGCTTAAATGATATTCTAGTAAGTGCTCTTTCTGTCAAGTCACAAAAAAGTGCTTCACAAGGATAGAGTTGTTAAAATTCAACAATTAAAGAAGCTTTAGCACTAATAAAAAAGTAGGCAACTAGGAAAATGCctgtttgaatgaatgaattttcGTTTTGAAGCCATCCATAGAGACGGCAGATCTTATGGCTTCAAATGTGTGATgaccttttgtttttaatggtgTGTGAGGGACGTCTAGTACTTCCTGGTGAGTAGACCTTAGTGACATTTATGACATGTACTATAAAAATCCTTTAACCTGTCAGTGTTACATCTGAGAAGGAGCTGACCAAGTGTTTTTGAGAATCATGGACACCAGCTTCTCCCGCGGCAGCTAAACTGACATATCTGAAATTCCTTGAGTCACAGGGTGCAGTCATGTGGTTTGAGTCTTTTCTTACTGTCATGGAGAATTATTGACTTCGCCGTGCTTAACATTAACCCATTGCTTCCGGGTTCAGACCTCGTTTGTCTCAAGAAAAAACCTCACAGCTATGTCATCTGTGTCTGCTCTTCTATTGTGTTCGTTTAGGTTTCCCTGGAGATAAGGagcagctctcctctcctctagtCGTGGTCATCTCTCCCTGTTATGAATCCCAGCATGGCCACGGCCCACTGCGAGCGACTGCCCTCTGCAGAACACGAAATGGACGACTGGCTCTTCCTCTCCTCGGAATCTGCTGGGCCTGAGGTCCTGGAAGTGAGCCGGGACGTCCAGGAGGCCGTGGACAGAAGCAAACTCAGGTCCAAGTTGGTCTCAGCTTGGAACAGTGTCAAATATGGTCAGTTTCTATACTTCAGTGTCAGTCGTAGTGTCTGCTTTTGGACTTGAACTAATTTGATTTTGGTAATTAAAAGATATCAAGGACCCAATGTCTCCAGAACACCTTGAGGACAAATCCTCAAACTTGGTACAAACgctcacttggactcaaggatccTCCGATTAGAATTTGTTGGTCATAACAACAGTTCATGTGCTTATATGACAAAATACATATCATACCTTTTTATTATAATCCCTTAAAAACATCTCTACATATATTGTAAGACAGATATCTATGTATGTAAATTATGCTTTCAACCATGTGGCATGAAACCGTTTTATGTTACCGTGTAATAAGGACAGATCTGTTTGTCCTGTGAGATTaaactgttgctcttttccCTTTTATGTATCAGGCTGGACCTTGAAGCAGAAATCAAAATTCAGCAAGAGCTCTCCTGTGATCTTGCTTGGAAAATCCTACGAGCTCAAGGATCAAGGTGAGGCCTTGAGCATTTGGCCCTTATACCCAAATCTAAAATGATCTCCTTCTTGTGAAAATCATGGGGCAACTTTTACATTCAAGCTCTGTACCTACGTCAGGGGAGAGAGAGCTTTTCCGTGGTTCCTTCGTGTCTCTCCTGTGGTTGACGTACCGACGTGGGTTCCCTGCGCTGGCCGGCTCGTCTCTGACCACCGACAGCGGCTGGGGGTGTGTTCTACGCACGGGGCAGATGCTGTTGGCACACGGTCTCCTCTTGCATCTCATGCCACcaggtaaaaacaaaacaaacatgattttaaatgatcaaaaGCTGCACAGAACATTTTGTTCCATCCAACCCTAGATGCCagattgtgattttttttctttcagcctGGAAAACAAGGGAGTTTTTACTGTAGCATCAAACAAAAGAATCTGTCACGGCCCCATGATAAACTATTTCAAGTAGATAGTCACATTCCAGAATACTCATGTCGCTTTCTTGTTTCATTCCAGAGTGGACGTGGTCTGTGACCCACCATGCGGTCAAAGATGACATGGACCTGGAGAGCCGCTCTCCCCACAGAGGACAGAGTTTCCAGGAAGGGCCACGTAAAAGGTGTAGAAAGCTGAGCTTGGGTTCCCTCCTGGACAGACCCATGGAGGCCACGCACAGAAGAGCCGTGTCGTGGTTTGCAGACAAACCCACTGCCCCTTTTGGAATCCACCAGCTGGTGGAGTTGGGTAAAAGTTCAGGGAAGAAAGCCGGGGACTGGTACGGTCCTTCCATCGCGGCGCACATCCTCCAGTGAGACCTGAAGAGAGAACACACCAGCACAGATACCGGAAACCTGCAGGTTTTTATCAAGATGTAACCGTGGACATCCTTTTGTTTCAGGAAAGCTGTGGCAGCATCTGCAGACCTTCCCAATCTGGTTGTGTATGTTGCACAGGATTGCACTGGTGAGTCGTTTCTTTCATCACCGTCTCTGCTGTCTGCTCTGGAGGCAAAATGTAGAGTTTGCAGTTTGggaacgtgtgtttgtgtctgtcgtTCTGTATGTGTCCAGTTTACGTGGCAGATGTGAAGAGGTTGTGCGAgcgccccccccctcagtcCTGGAAGTCCGTCATCATCCTGGTTCCTGTGCGACTCGGAGGACAAGATCTCAACCCCGCCTACATCACCTGTGTCAAAGTATCCGAACgacattttcattcattcactaCAAAGTGCATCCTTTTGACTTTCCAGTAAAAGTAGAGAAGCTTCAAAGTGATTTACTCTCAGATTCCTCTTTTAGAGTTACAGGTTCCTTCTCCCTGGGAACTGTGTGTTAGCTCTGTTGTGGGCTGCTACATGAAAACAGAGGAACCCTCGCTCTAATGCAAAGCACAAGCAAACATCACTGTGTTGCAATGAACAAAGAACAACAAAGCTTTCTTTGTCTTCGTAGAAACTCTTGACACTTCAATGCTGCATCGGAATCATCGGGGGGAAACCAAAACACTCTTTGTTCTTCGTGGGCTTCCAAGGTACGTGCAGGGCAGCGTGCATGATCATTTCTGTGCAGAAAGAGTTTGATATCAGGCTTTACACTTTGTTTTTCCCTTCCTCCGGCCCTGCGGTGCTGAAGATGACAATCTGCTGTACCTGGACCCTCACTACTGTCAGCCCACGGTGGATATTACAAAGGAGAACTTTCCCCTGGAGGTAAAAGGAAGTGAAGTTTCTATtcttctttttactttctgtgtgGTTCCTCCTGTGTTCGCACGGACATGTAAacccagggccggccctgggtTTACATGTCCACAGTTTACAGTTTACAGTAAACCAGTGGTTCCCACAACCTCTTCTTCAGATGGATTCCCACAGCGCTACACCAACAGTTGGGTTCTAAATGTGTTAGAGCTGGCTCATTGTGTTAAATATAAGAAATGCTTCACAATCAATTGCTGTTTTTTGATATGAGCACTTTAGAATATCTAGAATACTTGGACTCTAGACTTCAGTGTATTTCTGAAAGCAGTGTGTCTACCTGTACATGGGGTACAAGCTGGTTGGGAAATACTGATGTAAACTGTCTAAAAGTATAAATGCTAATGATGACATCCACACAGAACTTGGAGGTTAAAATATAGATATTATCTATGAGATTATTTCTGATGAGTataatttttttactttctctctctctgcacctctTTCAGTCTTTTCACTGCAAATATCCCAGGAAGATGTCTGTCTCACGCATGGACCCCAGCTGCACCATTGGGTTTTATGCTAAATGTCAAAAGGACTTTGAATCACTGTGCACAATTGTTACTGAGGTACGTGACCAGGAACCTTACTCTGCTGTGTAATGATTTTGAATCATATGATAACATCTGCATCTCATTCGGATGAATTCTTGTAGTTTTTAGACGGTGATGTCTCTTAACAAAATGTCATAACATGTAGGTGTTGATGTGGATTCTACCTCTTTGTCCATCAGGCTCTCTCCACATCTACAGAGACGTACCCCATGTTCATCTTTGCAGAGGGACACAGTCAAGAACATGAGCGAAgcaacacacccacaaacaaCATCACCTACATCCAGAGGAAGGATGAGCTGAGAAGAGTCGACACCAGCAACAGCAT encodes:
- the LOC133022882 gene encoding cysteine protease atg4da-like, with protein sequence MNPSMATAHCERLPSAEHEMDDWLFLSSESAGPEVLEVSRDVQEAVDRSKLRSKLVSAWNSVKYGWTLKQKSKFSKSSPVILLGKSYELKDQGERELFRGSFVSLLWLTYRRGFPALAGSSLTTDSGWGCVLRTGQMLLAHGLLLHLMPPEWTWSVTHHAVKDDMDLESRSPHRGQSFQEGPRKRCRKLSLGSLLDRPMEATHRRAVSWFADKPTAPFGIHQLVELGKSSGKKAGDWYGPSIAAHILQKAVAASADLPNLVVYVAQDCTVYVADVKRLCERPPPQSWKSVIILVPVRLGGQDLNPAYITCVKKLLTLQCCIGIIGGKPKHSLFFVGFQDDNLLYLDPHYCQPTVDITKENFPLESFHCKYPRKMSVSRMDPSCTIGFYAKCQKDFESLCTIVTEALSTSTETYPMFIFAEGHSQEHERSNTPTNNITYIQRKDELRRVDTSNSMDEFVLL